A section of the Lutra lutra chromosome 3, mLutLut1.2, whole genome shotgun sequence genome encodes:
- the LOC125096029 gene encoding annexin A2-like, producing MSTVHEILCKLSLEGDHSTPPSAYGSVKAYTNFDAERDALNIETAIKTKGVDEVTIVNILTNRSNEQRQDIAFAYQRRTKKELASALKSALSGHLETVILGLLKTPAQYDASELKASMKGLGTDEDSLIEIICSMTNQELQEINRVYKEMYKTDLEKDIVSDTSGDFRKLMVALAKGRRAEDGSVIDYELIDQDARDLYDAGVKRKGTDVPKWISIMTERSVCHLQKVFDRYKSYSPYDMLESIKKEVKGDLENAFLNLVQCIQNKPLYFADRLYDSMKGKGTRDKVLIRIMVSCSEVDMLKIRSEFKRKYGKSLYYYIQQDTKGDYQKALLYLCGGDD from the coding sequence ATGTCTACTGTTCACGAAATTCTCTGCAAGCTCAGCTTGGAGGGTGATCACTCCACGCCCCCAAGTGCATATGGGTCGGTCAAAGCATACACCAATTTTGATGCTGAGCGTGATGCTCTGAACATTGAAACGGCCATCAAGACCAAAGGTGTGGATGAGGTCACCATTGTCAACATTTTGACCAACCGCAGCAATGAACAGAGACAGGATATTGCCTTCGCCTACCAGAGAAGGACCAAAAAGGAACTTGCATCAGCGCTGAAATCAGCCTTGTCCGGCCACCTGGAGACAGTGATTTTGGGCCTATTAAAAACACCTGCTCAGTATGACGCTTCTGAGCTGAAAGCCTCCATGAAGGGACTGGGGACTGATGAGGACTCCCTCATTGAGATCATCTGCTCAATGACCAACCAAGAGCTTCAGGAAATTAACAGAGTCTACAAGGAAATGTACAAGACTGATCTGGAGAAGGACATCGTTTCTGACACATCTGGTGACTTCCGCAAGCTGATGGTTGCCCTTGCAAAGGGTAGAAGAGCAGAGGATGGCTCTGTCATTGATTATGAACTGATTGACCAAGATGCCCGGGATCTCTATGATGCCGGAGTGAAGAGAAAAGGAACTGATGTACCCAAGTGGATCAGCATCATGACTGAGCGGAGTGTGTGTCACCTCCAGAAAGTATTTGATAGGTACAAGAGCTACAGCCCTTATGACATGTTGGAGAGCATCAAGAAGGAGGTCAAAGGAGACCTGGAAAATGCTTTCCTAAACCTGGTCCAGTGCATTCAGAATAAGCCCCTGTATTTTGCTGACCGGCTGTACGACTCCATGAAGGGCAAGGGGACTCGTGATAAAGTTCTGATAAGAATCATGGTCTCTTGCAGTGAAGTGGACATGTTGAAAATTAGGTCTGAATTCAAGAGAAAGTATGGCAAGTCCCTGTATTACTACATCCAGCAAGACACGAAGGGCGACTACCAGAAAGCGCTGCTGTACCTGTGTGGTGGGGATGACTGA
- the C3H2orf72 gene encoding uncharacterized protein C2orf72 homolog isoform X2: protein MERELEELVARPARPAEPPFQALVEAAGGRGQVLLVGELWEREQSRALLRDFARAVFPPEQAAGKPGSAGSGTPGAGARESQRAPGTAGARAIRSPLVFVLCRASSLTAREPRRRLREMLRDVRGRRRAGAALVGVLVAEAGPEDTVAPGLRLLEALLRTVFGRQAGGPVQAAAYCPGHPASSVAVQAAACRALQAARSSRPGPWERPSLPALLACFSWGPWSRGKDPDATSPSDPAQDHLQDTEEELALTAICPNGDCEDPRKGLRACDGLVPAPADPAVDSR, encoded by the exons ATGGAGCGCGAGCTGGAGGAGCTGGTGGCGCGACCCGCGCGCCCGGCAGAGCCGCCCTTCCAGGCGCTGGTGGAGGCGGCGGGCGGCCGCGGGCAGGTGCTGCTGGTGGGCGAGCTGTGGGAGCGCGAGCAGAGCCGCGCGCTGCTGCGGGACTTCGCCCGGGCAGTGTTCCCGCCCGAACAAGCGGCGGGCAAGCCGGGCAGCGCGGGGTCTGGGACACCAGGGGCCGGAGCACGGGAGTCGCAGAGGGCGCCCGGGACGGCGGGGGCGCGCGCCATCCGCTCGCCGCTCGTCTTCGTGCTGTGCCGCGCGTCCTCGCTGACCGCCCGGGAGCCGCGGCGCCGCCTTCGGGAGATGCTGCGGGACGTGCGCGGCCGCCGGCGGGCCGGGGCGGCGCTGGTCGGGGTGCTGGTGGCTGAGGCCGGGCCCGAGGACACGGTGGCGCCGGGGTTGCGGCTCCTGGAAGCGCTGCTGCGCACAGTGTTCGGCCGCCAGGCCGGGGGCCCAGTGCAGGCGGCCGCCTATTGCCCCGGCCACCCGGCCTCCAGCGTGGCCGTCCAGGCGGCCGCCTGCAGGGCGCTACAAGCAGCCCGGTCCTCGCGACCAG GACCCTGGGAGAGACCGAGCCTCCCAGCACTGCTGGCGTGCTTTTCCTGGGGTCCCTGGAGCCGGGGGAAGGATCCAGATGCCACCTCCCCCAGTGACCCAGCTCAGG ATCACCTCCAGGACACTGAGGAGGAGCTGGCCCTGACAGCCATATGTCCCAACGGAGACTGTGAGGACCCCAGAAAGGGGTTGAGAGCCTGTGACGGACTTGTCCCTGCTCCTGCTGACCCCGCTGTAGACTCAAGATGA
- the C3H2orf72 gene encoding uncharacterized protein C2orf72 homolog isoform X1, producing MERELEELVARPARPAEPPFQALVEAAGGRGQVLLVGELWEREQSRALLRDFARAVFPPEQAAGKPGSAGSGTPGAGARESQRAPGTAGARAIRSPLVFVLCRASSLTAREPRRRLREMLRDVRGRRRAGAALVGVLVAEAGPEDTVAPGLRLLEALLRTVFGRQAGGPVQAAAYCPGHPASSVAVQAAACRALQAARSSRPAGPWERPSLPALLACFSWGPWSRGKDPDATSPSDPAQDHLQDTEEELALTAICPNGDCEDPRKGLRACDGLVPAPADPAVDSR from the exons ATGGAGCGCGAGCTGGAGGAGCTGGTGGCGCGACCCGCGCGCCCGGCAGAGCCGCCCTTCCAGGCGCTGGTGGAGGCGGCGGGCGGCCGCGGGCAGGTGCTGCTGGTGGGCGAGCTGTGGGAGCGCGAGCAGAGCCGCGCGCTGCTGCGGGACTTCGCCCGGGCAGTGTTCCCGCCCGAACAAGCGGCGGGCAAGCCGGGCAGCGCGGGGTCTGGGACACCAGGGGCCGGAGCACGGGAGTCGCAGAGGGCGCCCGGGACGGCGGGGGCGCGCGCCATCCGCTCGCCGCTCGTCTTCGTGCTGTGCCGCGCGTCCTCGCTGACCGCCCGGGAGCCGCGGCGCCGCCTTCGGGAGATGCTGCGGGACGTGCGCGGCCGCCGGCGGGCCGGGGCGGCGCTGGTCGGGGTGCTGGTGGCTGAGGCCGGGCCCGAGGACACGGTGGCGCCGGGGTTGCGGCTCCTGGAAGCGCTGCTGCGCACAGTGTTCGGCCGCCAGGCCGGGGGCCCAGTGCAGGCGGCCGCCTATTGCCCCGGCCACCCGGCCTCCAGCGTGGCCGTCCAGGCGGCCGCCTGCAGGGCGCTACAAGCAGCCCGGTCCTCGCGACCAG CAGGACCCTGGGAGAGACCGAGCCTCCCAGCACTGCTGGCGTGCTTTTCCTGGGGTCCCTGGAGCCGGGGGAAGGATCCAGATGCCACCTCCCCCAGTGACCCAGCTCAGG ATCACCTCCAGGACACTGAGGAGGAGCTGGCCCTGACAGCCATATGTCCCAACGGAGACTGTGAGGACCCCAGAAAGGGGTTGAGAGCCTGTGACGGACTTGTCCCTGCTCCTGCTGACCCCGCTGTAGACTCAAGATGA